The window ACGGCAGCGGTCCGACGGATTGCGGCTGCGTCTTCAACAGAAGTGCCGCCGAACTTCATCACAACGAGTTGCGGACGGGATGCAGTGCTCATGCGTTCACCAACACATTCTCGGCCAGCCCTGCGCCGGTCTGGGTATGCAGATGCTTGCCCGGCAACAGGTCCATCTTTGCGAGGACTTCCGCGTTCAGCACAGCGGCTCCTGCGGCTCCGCGCAGCGTGTTGTGGCTCAGCAGGACAAACTTCCAGTCCAGTAGTGGGCACTCGCGCAGACGGCCCACGGTGGTGCTCATGCCGTTGCCTGCACCCACGTCAAAGCGTGGCTGCGGACGATCCGGCGCGTCGGTAAAGATCACCGGCTGCACAGGCGCAGTGGGCAGATGATGCTGCGCCAGCGGCTGGAACTCGCTCCATGCAGCAAGGATTTCCTCGCGTGTGACCGGCTTCTTGAACTTGATGGAGACGCACTCCGTGTGGCCATCGATGACGGCAACGCGATTGCAGTGCGCGCTAACCTTCGCGGGCAACATGTCAATGCCATTGCCGTTGAACTTGCCCAGCAGCTTGCCCACTTCCTCCTGCAGCTTTTCCTCTTCGTTCTTGATGAAGGGAACCACGTTGCCCAGGATGTCCAGCGAAGGTACGCCAGGATAACCCGCTCCGCTGACGGCCTGCATGGTGCTGACAAAGAGCGACTCAATACCGAAGCGCTCTTCCAGCGGCTTCAGCGCAAGCACAAGGCCAATGGCAGAGCAGTTGGGGTTGGTGACAATGTAGCCGCCACTTGCAGAGGTATAAGCAGCCTGCTTCGTCAGCAGTGGCAGATGATCTGCGTTGACCTCCGGCACAACCAGCGGCACATCCGGCGTCATGCGGAAGGCCGACGAGTTGGAGATGACGGCGCATCCCGCATCCGCAAACAGCGGTTCCAGTTCCTGCGCAATGTCACTGTCCAGCGCGGCGAAGATGATCTTCGGCACGTTGCCGGTGTTGGCGGCAGGCGTGTTCGGCTGCAGCACCAGGTCTGCAATGCGTGCGGGCATGGGGGTGTCCAGCTTCCATTTGGCGGCGTCGGCGTAGCGTTTACCCGCCGAACGATCGCTTGCCGCAACCCACGTGATCTCAAACCACGGGTGTGCTTCCAGAAGTTGAATAAAGCGCTGGCCGACGGTACCGGTCGCGCCGAGAATCCCCACCTTGCGACGTTCCATTGTGTTCTGCAGTCCTTAATCCATACCGGATGTATCTGTTAAGGATACCGGATTGCAGCGGCAACGATCGAATTTCCGCTCTTAGTAATCCGTGGCGCGACGACGCGTGACGTAAACCGTCCGTGTCCGTGTTCCGAATGCGCCCCACGCGATCAACAGACCAACGGCATGAATCAGGAACCAGATGCTGAGACCCTGCGTGGTGTAAATCCAGAAAAGGATCAGAATGCGCGGAATCAGCAACGCCACCAGCGTGGGAATGAGGCTGATGACAAAGACATTCCCCGTGTGGCCCTGCAGGTACAGCGCCAGCAGCGAAAGCCGTGGCAGGAACAGGCTGAGGATGAGAAACCAAAGGGGAAGTCCCAGCGAATGGAGATCGGGCATGGCTTATTGCACCTTTGTCGGGGGAGGGGTCTGCGCCTGAGACTGCGGCTTATTCTGCGGCGGCTGAGCGGGCGCAGTCTGTCCGGCTTTGCTGGTGTCAATGCCATTGGGAGCAGCGTCAACCGCTGTACCGTGTTTCACAGCGGCGTCGGGCTTGCATCCGGAAATGGTAACCATCAGAACGCACAGCAGCGTTCCAGCCAGCACTTTCATGACTGCTGTGATGCGGTGTGGATGGTATGTGGTTTGTGAAACGGGAAAGTTTATATTCCCGGGGAGGTCTTGCGGAGCCTCGATCCCAGTAGTTCTTCCAGTTCGGCCTTGAATTCGCGCACATCCTTGAAGTCGCGGTAGACGCTGGCGAAGCGGATATAGGCGACCGTGTCAATCTCTTTCAGTCGCGACATGATCAGTTCGCCAACCTCCACGGTGGTGCGTTCGCGCTCCGGCGAATCCACCACGTAGGCTTCCGTTTCATCCACGATTTTGCCCAGCCTGCCTGTGGGGACGGGGCGTTTCTGGCAGGCGTGCAGCAGGCCGTTCAGTACCTTCTGCCGGTCGAATTTCTCGCGGCGGCCGTCTTTCTTGACCACCATGTACGGAATTTCGTCGATGCGTTCATAGGTGGTGAAGCGCTTGTTGCACTTCTCACACTCGCGGCGGCGACGGATGCTATCCGCCTCCTTGCTCTCGCGTGAATCAACGACTTTATCCTGAGCCCAGCCGCAAAACGGACACTTCATGCGAAGCCCATTCTATCAAGCATTGTCGTCATGATTTCTGTGCGCTTTCACGGGCCACGGTGCGAAGGTTCACGCTTTCCACGCGGGCATAGATCAGTCCGGGCAGAATCACGTTGATCGAGGTCACAAAGTAAGTGATGATGGCGACGCTTGCAGCCAGCTCCGCCGGAACACCAAACAGGCGAGTCAGCGCACCGAAGGTGAGTGCCTGCGCCCCGCCGCCGACACCCGGCAGCGTCACAATGCCGCCCACCGCACTGAAACCCATCAGCAGCAGGCAGTGGGCAATGGTCAGGTTGTGCACCGGAGCAGGAAATGCCTTCATGGTAAGCACGTAGGTAATCGCAATGGTTCCCCACAATGCAAAGCTGCACACGATCATGCCGATGAAGTCACTCGTGCTGCCAACTACGTTCAGACCGTTGCGAAACTCCAGCACCTTGGCTTCCGCGCTTTGTCCGGCCGGTTTGGAGAGGATGCCAACGATGTGACGGATCAGCCGCGCCATGAATTCGCCGGCCATACGAACGGCGACGACAAAGGCGGCCAGCACGGCAATCATGGCGGCAATGACCCATCCCAGCTTGTGAAACAGCTCGTGGTAGGGCAAAGCGTTCAGTTGCGGGCTGAGGATGAGATTTCCGGCAAAGAGAATGCCGAAGGCGGCAAGATCAAAGATGCGCTCCACGGCTACGACGGCAATCTGCGAAGAAAACGACAGGCCAATTCGTCGGCTGACGAGATAGGGGCGAATCAGTTCACCCACGCGCCCGAAGATGGCGAGGCCTGCAAATCCGATGAACTGTGCACCAAGGAGCGTCCACCACGGCTTCCGTTCTTCCGGTGGCAGCGACGGCTTCAGGAAGAGTGTCCACCGAACGGCGCGCGCAACGGAATTGCTGTAAACCATCAGCGTTGCCAGCAGGAACAGCGGCAGATTCACCTGGCGGCTGGCCAGCCAGAACGCATGCCAGTCAAAGTGCGACTGGTGAATCTTCCAGAACAGAAATGCTGCAATGAGAAGGATGACCGTCCAGAGAGCGA is drawn from Terriglobus sp. RCC_193 and contains these coding sequences:
- the asd gene encoding aspartate-semialdehyde dehydrogenase — its product is MERRKVGILGATGTVGQRFIQLLEAHPWFEITWVAASDRSAGKRYADAAKWKLDTPMPARIADLVLQPNTPAANTGNVPKIIFAALDSDIAQELEPLFADAGCAVISNSSAFRMTPDVPLVVPEVNADHLPLLTKQAAYTSASGGYIVTNPNCSAIGLVLALKPLEERFGIESLFVSTMQAVSGAGYPGVPSLDILGNVVPFIKNEEEKLQEEVGKLLGKFNGNGIDMLPAKVSAHCNRVAVIDGHTECVSIKFKKPVTREEILAAWSEFQPLAQHHLPTAPVQPVIFTDAPDRPQPRFDVGAGNGMSTTVGRLRECPLLDWKFVLLSHNTLRGAAGAAVLNAEVLAKMDLLPGKHLHTQTGAGLAENVLVNA
- the nrdR gene encoding transcriptional regulator NrdR, whose product is MKCPFCGWAQDKVVDSRESKEADSIRRRRECEKCNKRFTTYERIDEIPYMVVKKDGRREKFDRQKVLNGLLHACQKRPVPTGRLGKIVDETEAYVVDSPERERTTVEVGELIMSRLKEIDTVAYIRFASVYRDFKDVREFKAELEELLGSRLRKTSPGI
- a CDS encoding lysylphosphatidylglycerol synthase transmembrane domain-containing protein, with protein sequence MNKRRIALWTVILLIAAFLFWKIHQSHFDWHAFWLASRQVNLPLFLLATLMVYSNSVARAVRWTLFLKPSLPPEERKPWWTLLGAQFIGFAGLAIFGRVGELIRPYLVSRRIGLSFSSQIAVVAVERIFDLAAFGILFAGNLILSPQLNALPYHELFHKLGWVIAAMIAVLAAFVVAVRMAGEFMARLIRHIVGILSKPAGQSAEAKVLEFRNGLNVVGSTSDFIGMIVCSFALWGTIAITYVLTMKAFPAPVHNLTIAHCLLLMGFSAVGGIVTLPGVGGGAQALTFGALTRLFGVPAELAASVAIITYFVTSINVILPGLIYARVESVNLRTVARESAQKS